Genomic segment of bacterium:
CCCAGAGGTCGATCGCGTCGGGCGCTTCGAGCGAGGAGATCGGGAGCTCCGGCACGCTCGCGTTTCGGAAGATCACGTTCCGGTGGACCTTCGACATGTTGACCGAGTAGCTGTGTTCCCAGCCGTGGAACGCGGTGAAGGCGCAGGCCTCGCTCGTGTCGTTCCAACGCTCGGTCGCGCGTCGGGTCTCGCCCCAGGCGGTCTCGAGCGAACCGCGACACTCGGCATCCCCCTTCCCGCAGATCTCGCCGCGGCGTCCCAGGAGGCCGACGACGCCGGTCATCTTGCCCCCGAGCTTCAGGCCGGGGATCGGCGGCTTGAGCTCGATCTCGCCGCGGAAGCCGCGACAGGATTCCGAGTCGTAGGCATACGAGCCGGGGGTCGTGCACAGGTTCACCTCGCCGATCCACTCCGCGTGGTCGGTGACGGCCGCGAAGTCGAGGGGGCGGGCGAGACGGCCGCTTCGCTCCCCGCGGCCGTCCTCGTCGAAGGGGCCGAAGCCGATCGCTTCGCCCCGCGCGAAGCGGTACGCGTCGTCGGGGGACGCGAGCATCCCGCGCGAGCGCGCGTCCATCGAGAACTTCGTATGGACGTGGAGGTCGCCGAAGAAGGCCTGACGGAGGGGATCCCGATGGGCGCAGGCGGCGCGCGGCGCGGTGTCCCCGTCGGCGGGGCCGACGGGAGGCGACCAATCGTCGGCGGTGGGCCGCATCATCATCAGGCTGGCGCACGAGATCGTGAGGGCGATGAGAAAGAGCAGGGCGAGTCGCGCGCGCATGATCACCTCCGTCCGATCAAGGGAGCATGGCGCGGGTCCCGAACGAAAACGAGGGCCCATTCCTGCGGAATGGACCCTCGATTCGAATCGGTTCGTCGGCGTCGGCGACGATCTGAGCGAGCCGACTACTTCTTGCCGCCGCCGTAGCGCTTGCGGAAGCGGTCGATCTTTCCGTCGGAGTCGAGCTCGCGCATCTTGCCCGTCCAGAACGGGTGGGACACGGACGAGATCTCGAGGCGCACCACCGGCACCTCTTCACCGTCGACCTCGCGGGTCTCCTTCGACGTGACGGTCGAGCGACTGGTCCACTCGTTCCCCGTGGCGGAGTCGACGAAGATCACCTTGTGATAGTCGGGATGGATTTCGGGCTTCATCGTTCGCTCGCTTCTACCAGCTGCTCTTGCGCACGCCGGGGAGCTGGCCGCGGAGGGCGAGCTCGCGAAGGGCGATGCGGGAGATGCCGAACTTGTTGTAGTAGGCCTTCGAGCGGCCGGACACGGCGCAGCGGTTGTTCTTGCGGGTCGGGCAGGAGTTGCGCGGCAGCTTCGCGAAGCCCGCCTGGGCCTCGAGCTTGTCGTCGATGGACGCGTTGGGGTCCTTCAAGATCTTGCGCAGCTCGGCGCGCTTCGCGGCATGCTTCGCGATCAGCGCGTGACGCTTGTTGTCTCGGTTGACCTGGGACTTCTTGGCCATGTGGTGGTCTTGGCTCCTGGGAGGGATCTTTGGAGCGCGGGAGAGTACGGGGGTGCGCCCCCCGTGGCAAGGTTCGGGAGCCCGATCCTCGTGGATTCGCAAGCGAATCGTGACGGAGCCCCGAGGGGATCAACGAAGACCCACCCCGAAGAGAGGGGGAATGGCACCGTGCGGAGTCAGGCCTCGTCGAGATCGATCGGATCGACCTCGATCCGGTCCCGCCCACCGTCCTTCGCCTGGTAGAGGGCGCGATCCGCGCGCTCGACCCAGGAGGACGAGGTCTCGCCCTGCCGAAGCCGCGCGATGCCCATCGAGGCGGTGACCCGGATCGGCTCCTCGATCTCGCCGTGGAAGATCTCGAGATTCCGGACCGTCGTCATGCCGCGTTCGGCGACGTCGCGGGCGGTGGGCAGGTCGATGTCCCGGAGCACGATGGCGAACTCCTCACCGCCGTAGCGTGCGACGAAGTCGTCCTTGCGCATGAAGCAGCGCGTGAGCGCGTCGGCGACCTCTCGCAGTACGGCATCGCCGCAGGGATGGCCGTGGGTGTCGTTGACCCACTTGAAGTGGTCGAGGTCGACCATGATCAGGCAGCCACGGGTTCCGAAGAGCGTCGCGAGGTCGATCTCGCGCTCGATCTGCTCGTCGAAGGCCGAACGGTTGTAGATCTTGGTGACCGGATCGATCGCCGCCCGTTTACGGACGTTGTCGAGCTCATCGCGCAGCGTGTCGAGCCGCGCGGCCATCTGCTGGATCTGCTCCTGGTGGCGACGACCGCGCTCGGACAGGAATTCCGTGAGGAGCGAGACGGTCTCCTGGGCCTCGTTCTTGATCTTGTCGGGCTCTCCGGAGCGCACGGCGCCCTCGAGCCGGCGCATGCGGTGTCCGATGCGCCGGTCGGCGCTCTGCTCGACGGTGAGCGAGCGGCGCAGGCCCGAGATGAAGGACCAGGCCGCGTCCCGGAAGTCGCCGAGGGAGCGGGTCACGTACTCTTCCTCGGAGAGGCGGTGCTCCTTGACCGCGCGGCGCAGACCCGGGAGGTCGCGCTTTCCCTCACCGACCTCGCGGGACTCGCCGTCGCCGCGGTCCCGGACCGGCGGAGGGACGCCGATCAGGAGGTGGCGCGCCCAGGTCTCGAAGGTCTCCTCGATCTCTTCCGCCGAGCGCGGTCCGACGTCGAACGCGTGCTCGCCGAGGATCCGGAGCAGGTCCGCCATCATGTCGAGGGCCCGATCGGCGGGGATCGCCGCGACCGCGTCGGCGGCTGCAGACTCGGCGACGGGCTGCTCGCCCTTCGCCTCGGCGTCCTTGCCTGCGTTCTTCTTGCGCTTTCCGAAGACCATGGCGGGTATGTCGGCCGAACACGGCGTTGGCCCGAGTGCGCGCGTCACCCGACGCGCGAATCCGGGCGCTTCCCCGAGGTCCTTCTCGGGCGTTGACCCGATCCGTAGGTCCGGCCCGAAACCGGTCCGCGACGAGCGATTCGGGGGGGCTCTGCACTATCCTCGCGCGCTTCGATCCGGCCCGTGGCCGGGGAACCCGGCCGTACGAGCGGCCCGCCCGAGAGAGATGAGAGAGTCCCATGAGTGAGTCCACGTCGCCGGGTCCGCGCCCGGTGCGATCGATCGACCCGAAGCGCCTGCCCAAGCACTTCGAGGCGGAGGTCGTCGAGGACAAGTGGGACGCCGCCTGGCAGGAGAGCGGGGTCTACCACTACGACCCCGAGCGTCCCCGCGAAGAGACCTTCGTGGTCGACACGCCCCCGCCGACCGCTTCGGGCTCGCTCCACATCGGCCACGTGTTCTCGTACAGCCAGACCGACGTCGTCGTTCGCTACAAGCGCATGGCGGGGATGAACATCTTCTATCCCATGGGCTGGGACGACAACGGTCTGCCGACCGAGCGACGCGTCCAGAACTACTTCCACATCCGCTGCGACCCGAACACGCCCTACGAAGAAGGGATGACCTTCGAGCAGGCGTCGGCGAAGACGCGCAAGAAGCCGGCCCGGCTCGTGTCGCGTCCGAACTTCATCGAGGCCTGCTACGACCTGATCCGCGAGGACGAGCGCGCCTTCAGCGAGACGTGGCACCGCCTGGGTCTGTCCGTCGACTGGCGCCAGGAATACCAGACGATCGACGAGCACTGTCGCCGCACGGCCCAGCGTTCGTTCCGCGATCTCTGGGACAAGGGCGAGGTCTACACCTCCGACGCGCCCACGATGTGGGACGTCGACTTCCAGTGCGCCGTGGCTCAGGCGGAGGTCGAGGACAAGGACGTCCCCGGCGCGTTCCACAAGATCGAGTTCGGGATCGAGGGTGTCGGCGAGGGGGAAGACGCGAGCTTCGTGATCGCGACCACGCGACCGGAGCTGCTCGCGGCGTGCGTGGCCGTGACGGCGCATCCCGATGACGAACGCTTCAAGCCCTATTTCGGCAAGCGCGCGATCACGCCGATCTTCCGTGCGCCGGTCCCGATCTTCCCGAGCGACAAGGCGGACCCCGAGAAGGGGACCGGCATCCTGATGATCTGCACGTTCGGCGACCAGACCGACGTCGAGTGGTGGCGCGAAGAGGGGTTGCCGCTCCGGCAGATCGTGGGACTCCAGGGCCGCCTTCGGAAGGTCGACTTCGGCGAGGCGCCCTTCGAGAGCCTCGACGTGGCGACCGCGAATGCGAACTACGCCGAGCTCGAAGGGAAGAACATCAAGCAGGCCCAGGCCGCGATCGTCGAGATGCTGCGTGATCCGGCGCATTCGGCCACGGGCAATGGGGCCCCGCTCCAGGAAGAGCCCGAGCAGATCTCGCACGCGGTGAAGTTCTTCGAGAAGGGCGATCGGCCCCTCGAGCTGCTTCCGACGCGCCAGTGGTTCTGTCGGTTGATGGACAAGAAGGACGCGCTCATCGCGAAGGGTGACGAGGTCCAGTGGCATCCGCCGCACATGTTCGCCCGCTACAAGGACTGGACCGAGAACCTTTCGCTCGACTGGTGCCTCTCGCGTCAGCGCTATTTCGGCGTGCCGATCCCGGTCTGGTATCCGCTCGACGCCGACGGCGAGCCCGACTACGACCACCCGATCGTCGCCGACTCCGACGTCATGCCGGTCGATCCGACGACCGACGTGCCGCCGGGCTTCGACGCGGGGCAGCGGGGCGAGCCGAACGGATTCGTCGGCGACCCGGACATCTTCGATACGTGGTTCACCAGTTCGATGACGCCGCAGATCAGCAGTCATTGGGGCGAGGACGACGAGCGCCACGCGAAGCTCTTCCCCGCGGACATGCGCCCGCAGGCCCACGACATCATTCGAACGTGGGCGTTCTACACGATCGCGAAGGCGATGCTCCACGAAGACGACGTGCCCTGGCATCACGCGCTCATCTCCGGCTGGATCCTCGATCCCGACCGCAAGAAGATGTCGAAGAGCAAGGGCAACGTGACGACGCCGCTTCCGTTGGTCGAGAAGTACGGCGCGGACGCCGCGCGCTACTGGGCGGCGTCGGCTCGGCTCGGGGCGGATACGGCCTTCGACGAGAGTCAGTTCAACGTCGGGAAGAAGCTCTACACGAAGATCTTCAACGTGGCGAAGCTCGTGCTCGCCTACGAGGGCGAGGTTCGTCCGATCACGTCGGAGCTCGATCGCGCGTTCGTGGGCAAGCTGAAGGCGCTGGTCGAATCCGCGACGGCGAACTTCGAGGCCTACCAGTACGCCCACGCGCTCCAGGAGATCGAGAGCTTCTTCTGGACGCACTTCACCGACACCTACGCCGAGCTCACCAAGGTGCGCGCGCGGGGCTTCGCGAACGGGGCGACAGGGGACGAGGCGGAGGCGAGCGGATCCGCCATCGCCTCGCTCAGGCTCGGCCTTTCGACGCTCCTGCGCCTCTTCGCGCCGACGCTTCCCTACATCACGGAAGAGGTCTGGAGCTGGTCCTTCGCCGACGACTTCGCAGAGGAAGGCGATTCGATCGCGCGCAGCATCCACGGCACGTCGTGGCCGGGCGCGGCGGACTTCGCCGGGATCGAAGCGCCCGCCGACGAGAAGAGCTTCGATACGGCGGTCGCGGCAATGGCGGCGATCAACAAGGCGAAGGCGGACGCCGAGGTGTCCATGGGCCGCGAGGTCGAGTCGATGACCCTCGCGGCGGCGCCGGCGACGCTCTCGACCCTGGAGGGGGTCGCGAGCGACGTGCTCGATGCCGCGCGGGTGGCCGAACACCGCTTCGTCGCCGACGAGTCGCTCGAGGCCGGAACCTTCGCCGTCGAGGCGATCACCTTCGCGCCGAAACCCGAAAAGAAGAAGTAGGCGTCGCGCGCGTCCGCGCGACAGAGGAAGCCTCTATTTCTTCCGCCGCTCGCGGACGAGGGCTTCCTGAGCGATCGACGCTACCTGGACGCCAGCGGTGTCGTACATGCCGCCGAAGATGAGCGCGCGGGCCGCCTCGGCGATCGGGGACACCGACGAGAACGTGATCCAGTCGTTCCAGCGGAACGGATGGTGGAGCCAGACCGCGTGGTCGAGGCTCGCGCCGATGTGGGTCTTCATGGGGATGCCCCCGGCGCCCTTCATGGCCGTGCCCATGAGCGTCCGGTCCGTCGCGTAGATGAGGATCGCCGTGTGGAGATCCGGGTCGTCCGGGATCACGCCACGCGGTCGCATCCAGACCGCCCGAACCGGATCCCGCGGCTTCGGCTCCAGGAATTCGTTCGCATCGAGGACCCGGACCTCGATCGGGTTGTCGTAGCTCTTCGGCGGGGGCAGGCCGAGCGCTTTGTTGCGGACGTCGGTCCACTCGGCCAGGCCGTCGGGCCCGTCGATCTCGGGCGCCGGCCGCTGGTAGCGCATGCCGTCCTCGGGCCGCGCGAAGCTCGCCGACATGTTGAAGATCGCTTCGCCGTTCTGGTGGGCGACGACCCGACGGGTCGTGAACGTCCTGCCGTCGCGGATCCGGTCGACCACGAAGCGGATGGGACGCTCATAGCTGCCGGGACGCAGGAAATAGGCGTGGATCGAGTGGAGGAGACTGCCCCCGGCCTGCGAGCCGCGATCTTGCTCCCCGAGCGTCGCGATCGCCGCCATGACCGACTGCGCCGCGACCAGCCCGCCGAAGAGCCGCCCCTGTCCCTGGCCGGGATCGCCGAGGAAGAGGTCGCGATCGAGGGGATCGAGCTTCAATCGCTCGCACAGGTCATCGATCGGTGTGGGCATGACTCTCCTCGCCCATCCCGCAGCCTCGTGAGCGGGCACGGGAGGAACGGGTACGCGCGGCGCGCACCCTAGCAGACCTCGCCCTCGCCCGAGGTGGGTCGCCATTATCAGAGAAAGTCTGATTCATTCCGTCTGCGGTTAGTGGAGTTTTATTGAAATTGGAGTAAATTGATTTATATGCCTGGTCCCGTCGAGATCACCGATCCGATCCCCGGTTCGCCCCGCTCCACCAAGCGTGAACGCACCCGCGCGAAGCTCCTTGCGAACGCGGTCGCATTGTTCCGCGCCAAGGGCGTCCGCGAGACGAAGCTCGCCGAGATCGCGCAGGCGAGCGAGGTTGCGCCCGCAACCCTCTTCAACCACTTCCCGAGCCGGGCCGATCTCGCGGCGGCATGGCTGCGCGGGGAGATCGAGGCGGAGGCGACGGGCGCAGCGTCCGCGGTACGGGAGGGCGAGCGCGGACTTCGGGCGAGCGTGCGGAGCCTTTGTCGGAACCTCGCCAGGCAGAGCTCGGACGCGCCGGGCATTCGCTGGTCCGCCTGGCAGGAAGCGCCGCGCCTTCGCCCCGCCCCCGTGGCCCCCTTGCGCGATGCCTTCGCCCTCGAGCAGCAACGCGAACACGTTCGCGCAGATCAGACGCCCGAGGCGCTCGCCGAGCTCCTCGCGGATGCGATCGAAGGCGGCCTCGTCGAAGGGCTTCAAGCAGCGATCGAGACCGACGAGTCCGATCCGCGGGCCCGCGCGCGGCTGATTTCGGCGCCGCTCCAGGCGCGCGTCGACCTGGTCCTCGACGGGGCTCGGAAGCGGAACGAGCGAGTGCGACCCGGGGCGCTCGCCGCGAGTCGTGCCGGGGGCTGAGGCGCCGCCCGGCGCCGGATCGTGTCAGCGGCCCGCGTCGGTGTAGGTAAAGGTCTCGGCCGCGATCACTTCACCGTCGTCCAGGACGATCTCGACGGTCCAGTCCCCGAGCCAGTCCTCGAGCAGATCCTTGCTCGACCACACGCGCCAGCGCGGGCCGCGGACCTCGAAGGCGACCTCCGCGCGGACGACGTCGCCGTGGAGCCAGCGATGGGTCACGGTCCGACCGTCCAGCTGCCGAAGGTCCGAGAAGAAGATGATCGTCCGTACGTCGTTCTCCACGAAGGAGACCTGATCGACCGGCTCGCGGTTCTCGACCGCCGTCGTGAACTGGCCGAGCGCGCTCGGGACGGAGGGCTCCACGATCACGTCGACGTCCTCTGCGACGGGGATCTCCTCCTGGGGGAGGGCGGCGGCGGGGGCGAGCATCGTCGCGAGCGACAGACAGATCACGAATGCAACTCGCCTCTGCGCCGCGTACTCGTTT
This window contains:
- a CDS encoding type B 50S ribosomal protein L31, with product MKPEIHPDYHKVIFVDSATGNEWTSRSTVTSKETREVDGEEVPVVRLEISSVSHPFWTGKMRELDSDGKIDRFRKRYGGGKK
- the rpsN gene encoding 30S ribosomal protein S14, producing MAKKSQVNRDNKRHALIAKHAAKRAELRKILKDPNASIDDKLEAQAGFAKLPRNSCPTRKNNRCAVSGRSKAYYNKFGISRIALRELALRGQLPGVRKSSW
- a CDS encoding GGDEF domain-containing protein, coding for MVFGKRKKNAGKDAEAKGEQPVAESAAADAVAAIPADRALDMMADLLRILGEHAFDVGPRSAEEIEETFETWARHLLIGVPPPVRDRGDGESREVGEGKRDLPGLRRAVKEHRLSEEEYVTRSLGDFRDAAWSFISGLRRSLTVEQSADRRIGHRMRRLEGAVRSGEPDKIKNEAQETVSLLTEFLSERGRRHQEQIQQMAARLDTLRDELDNVRKRAAIDPVTKIYNRSAFDEQIEREIDLATLFGTRGCLIMVDLDHFKWVNDTHGHPCGDAVLREVADALTRCFMRKDDFVARYGGEEFAIVLRDIDLPTARDVAERGMTTVRNLEIFHGEIEEPIRVTASMGIARLRQGETSSSWVERADRALYQAKDGGRDRIEVDPIDLDEA
- the valS gene encoding valine--tRNA ligase: MSESTSPGPRPVRSIDPKRLPKHFEAEVVEDKWDAAWQESGVYHYDPERPREETFVVDTPPPTASGSLHIGHVFSYSQTDVVVRYKRMAGMNIFYPMGWDDNGLPTERRVQNYFHIRCDPNTPYEEGMTFEQASAKTRKKPARLVSRPNFIEACYDLIREDERAFSETWHRLGLSVDWRQEYQTIDEHCRRTAQRSFRDLWDKGEVYTSDAPTMWDVDFQCAVAQAEVEDKDVPGAFHKIEFGIEGVGEGEDASFVIATTRPELLAACVAVTAHPDDERFKPYFGKRAITPIFRAPVPIFPSDKADPEKGTGILMICTFGDQTDVEWWREEGLPLRQIVGLQGRLRKVDFGEAPFESLDVATANANYAELEGKNIKQAQAAIVEMLRDPAHSATGNGAPLQEEPEQISHAVKFFEKGDRPLELLPTRQWFCRLMDKKDALIAKGDEVQWHPPHMFARYKDWTENLSLDWCLSRQRYFGVPIPVWYPLDADGEPDYDHPIVADSDVMPVDPTTDVPPGFDAGQRGEPNGFVGDPDIFDTWFTSSMTPQISSHWGEDDERHAKLFPADMRPQAHDIIRTWAFYTIAKAMLHEDDVPWHHALISGWILDPDRKKMSKSKGNVTTPLPLVEKYGADAARYWAASARLGADTAFDESQFNVGKKLYTKIFNVAKLVLAYEGEVRPITSELDRAFVGKLKALVESATANFEAYQYAHALQEIESFFWTHFTDTYAELTKVRARGFANGATGDEAEASGSAIASLRLGLSTLLRLFAPTLPYITEEVWSWSFADDFAEEGDSIARSIHGTSWPGAADFAGIEAPADEKSFDTAVAAMAAINKAKADAEVSMGREVESMTLAAAPATLSTLEGVASDVLDAARVAEHRFVADESLEAGTFAVEAITFAPKPEKKK
- a CDS encoding DUF2914 domain-containing protein, encoding MGPKENEYAAQRRVAFVICLSLATMLAPAAALPQEEIPVAEDVDVIVEPSVPSALGQFTTAVENREPVDQVSFVENDVRTIIFFSDLRQLDGRTVTHRWLHGDVVRAEVAFEVRGPRWRVWSSKDLLEDWLGDWTVEIVLDDGEVIAAETFTYTDAGR
- a CDS encoding TetR/AcrR family transcriptional regulator: MPGPVEITDPIPGSPRSTKRERTRAKLLANAVALFRAKGVRETKLAEIAQASEVAPATLFNHFPSRADLAAAWLRGEIEAEATGAASAVREGERGLRASVRSLCRNLARQSSDAPGIRWSAWQEAPRLRPAPVAPLRDAFALEQQREHVRADQTPEALAELLADAIEGGLVEGLQAAIETDESDPRARARLISAPLQARVDLVLDGARKRNERVRPGALAASRAGG
- a CDS encoding thioesterase family protein; this encodes MPTPIDDLCERLKLDPLDRDLFLGDPGQGQGRLFGGLVAAQSVMAAIATLGEQDRGSQAGGSLLHSIHAYFLRPGSYERPIRFVVDRIRDGRTFTTRRVVAHQNGEAIFNMSASFARPEDGMRYQRPAPEIDGPDGLAEWTDVRNKALGLPPPKSYDNPIEVRVLDANEFLEPKPRDPVRAVWMRPRGVIPDDPDLHTAILIYATDRTLMGTAMKGAGGIPMKTHIGASLDHAVWLHHPFRWNDWITFSSVSPIAEAARALIFGGMYDTAGVQVASIAQEALVRERRKK